The genomic segment TCAATAGCGACACCATCGAGACCCATATCGCCCTGGGCAACCTGTTCCGCTCCCGCGGCGAGGCCGATCGCGCCGTCAAGATCCATCAGAACCTGCTGGCACGCCCTACGCTGACAGCCTATCAGGGCGATAGCGTGCAGCTCGAGCTGGCCCGCGACTTCTTCCACCTGGGCCTGCTCGACCGCGCCGAGAAACTGCTCCAAGGGCTCGTCCACGATGCCCATCTCGATGAGGTACGTCGCCACGCCAAGCGCCTGCTAGCCGACCTGCTGGAACGCGAGAAGGAGTGGCAGGCGGCACTCGACGTGGCGCAGCCGTTGATTCGTGAGGATAACGGCTTACGCCGCGCCGCCGCCCACTGGCAGTGCGAACTCGCTCAGCAGGAACTCGACTCGGCGAGCCCATCGCGCGCCCGCAAGCGACTCAAGCAGGCGCTGAAAACCGATCCGGCCTGCGTACGAGCGACCTGGATGCTGTCGCGCATGGAGCACGACACCGGCCACTACAAGACAGAGATCAAGCTGCTCAAGCGTATTCCCGATCAGGATCCCGACTTCACGCCGCTGGTGCTGGGGCCTCTGCGCGACGCCTACCTGCGCCGAGAAGACCCCGCGGGCCTCGAACAGACGCTGGAAACCCTGGTCGAGAGCACTCGCTCGACCAGTGCCATCATCATGCTCGCCGAATGCCTGCGGCAGCGCCAAGGCAATCAGCTAGCCGCCGAGTTCGTCAGTCAGCAGCTGCAGCAAACGCCCAACCTGCGCGGCATCGACTATCTGGTCGACCTTTACCGCCACCAGCCAGGCCTGGCCGAAAACCAGCCGATGGCGCTGCTCAAGCAACATACCCAGTCGCTGCTCGACGCCAGCCCCCACTACCGCTGCCAGCGCTGCGGCTTCGATGGCCGCCAGCTGCACTGGCAGTGCCCCAGCTGCCGCAGCTGGGGCACCACCCGGCCGATCACCGGCCTGCGCGGCGAGTAGCCAGCGCCCTCAGCTGCCCGCCAGCTCCGCCTCGATGGCCGCCAGCGCCGCCATCGGCTCCTCGGCCTGGGTGACCGGCCGTCCCACCACCAGATGCGTACTGCCCGCCGCCATGGCGGCGGCCGGGGTCATCACCCGACGCTGATCGCCGGCCGCGGCGCTGGCCGGGCGAATGCCCGGCGTGACCTTGAGAAAGTCCTCGCCGCACAGTGTCCGCAGCCGCTCGGCTTCCTGGGCCGAGCACACCACGCCATCCAGGCCGCTGGCGCGGGTCAGCTGCGCCAGCCGCTCGACGTGCTCGGCGGGGCTGGCGGTGATGCCGACCTCGGCAAGATCCGCGGCGGCCATACTGGTCAGCACCGTCACCGCGATCAGCCGCGTCTCGAGACCGCCCGCCTCGAGCCGCTCGCGGGCCGCCTCCATCATCCGCCGTCCGCCGCCGGCATGCACATTGACCATCCATACCCCCTGCTGGGCAGCGGCCTCCACGGCACCGGCCACGGTATTGGGGATGTCATGGAACTTGAGATCCAGGAACACCTCGAAACCGCGGCCGTGCAGGGCATCGAGCACATCGGGGCCGCTGCGGGTGAACAGCTCCTTGCCGACCTTGACCCGGCAGCGACGCGGGTCGAGGCGATCCGCCATGCACAGGGCAGCGTCGAGAGAGGCGTAGTCGAGGGCAATGATCAAGGGAGAGGAAATCGACATGCGCGAGAGAGGCTCCGTCCAGGCTGTGAGGGATATGCCTCAGTATATCAGTCGAGTGACGTCCACTGCCGGTAAGCCATGGCTTTCATGCCTTGTTATATAAGTCTTACAGAAAATGGAGAAATGACTCACACCCCAGCGCCATCGCCCCTGTCTATGGTTAAAGAGCACGCAGGGCCTCCCAGCAGCTTCGCCCGGCGCTGCCGACCCACTCGATAACTCTAGTAAGGAGAACGGTATGCAAGGACTCTTCAAGGCGTTTGTCATCAGCCTGCTGCTGACGTTTGCGCTGCCCGCCCTGGCCCAGGAGATGGCCCCCATCGACGTGAATACCGCCGACGCAGAGCTACTGGCAGAGCTACCCGGCATTGGTGAGACGCGTGCCCAGGCCATTGTCGAAGAGCGTGAGGCCAACGGCCCCTTCGAGAGTGCCGATGACATGACGCGGGTGAGCGGTATCGGCGCCGCCACGGTAGACGGTTTTCGCGACCAGGTAAGCTTCTGATTCAATGTGTGTCCGGCTTTAGAGCTCGATTCCTCCCTCCCTGCTGAGCTCACCGGGCGACCCAACGGGCCGCCCGGCTTCTTGAGCGCACGACAGGTTAGATCCTCAAGCCACCGTCACACTCGATCACCCGTCCGGTGAAGTAGGCGTTATCGAAGATAAACGCCACGCTCTCGGCGATATCTGCCGGCTGACCGAGGCTACCCAACGGAATCCCCTTGGCGATCTTCTCGAGCACTTCGGGACGAATGGCACTGGTCATCTCGGTCTCGATGAAGCCCGGCGCCACCGCGCCCACGCGGATACCGTGGCGGGCCAGTTCCTTGGCCCAGGTCACGGTCAGCGAGGCGACGCCCGCCTTGGCGGCCGAATAGTTGCTTTGGCCCATGTTGCCGGCGCGGGAAATGCTCGAGATATTGACGATCACCCCGCCCTGGCCGGCCTCGACCATCTGGCTGGCCGCTTCACGGCCGCACAGGAACACCCCGGTCAGGTTGACGTCGATCACCTGGCGCCACTGCTCGAGGGACAGGGTGCTCTCGACTTTCCCGTCGCGGGCCTTGACCAGCAGGCCGTCACGGGTAATACCGGCGTTGTTGACCAAGCCGTTGAGCGGACCCAGCTGCGCCGCGATGTCCGCAAACGCCTGGCGCACCGAGGTCTCGTCGGCCACATCCACCACGAAGCCTGTCGCCTGCACGCCCTGATCGAGCAATACGTTGGCTGCATTGTCGAGCGCCTCACGCTCGAGGTCGAGCAGGGCAATTCGTGCGCCCTTGCGCCCCAGTGCCGCGGCCATGGCCAGGCCAAGCCCGCGCGCCCCACCGGTAATCGCCACCACCGAATCGTTCCACTGCATAATGGATATCTCCTCATCGGGCCAGCGTGCCTGGCCTCTCGCTAATTGCGGGTTCGCGCCCAGATTGACTGACTTGGCCAGAAGCCGCCGATGCTATTGTGCATCGCAACATAATTCACCCTAGCACGAGTCGCGGTGTTCGCCCAGCCAACCAATGGCGAAGACCAAGCGTCGATAATGCCTCCCCCTACTATCGGCCGATGCCTGCCGCGACTTGAAAACCCGGTTACCACCTCCATATCAAGGCCAAACTACACCAGGAGTCACCATGCCCTTCCTGTTGCTCTTTACCCTCTTCGCGCTGCTCGACTTCGTCATCCTGTTCTCGGTGGGCAGCCAGATCGGTCTGCTCACTACCCTGCTGCTGGTGCTGGCGACCGGCTTCATCGGTCTGCATCTGGTGCGGCGCCAGGGCGTCGCCACCCTGCAGCGCGCGCAGCAGCGCTTCGCCCAGGGCGAGCTGCCCTCCGGCGAATTGATCACCGGCGCCGCCTTGATCTTCGGCGGCGCTCTGCTGATGGCCCCGGGCTTCGTCTCCGATGCGCTGGGCTTCATGTGCCTGATTCCCGGCACTCGCCAACTGCTCGGCCGCGCCTTCGGCCGGGTAGGCGTCAAGGCGCGTGGTTTCAGCTTCCATCATCAGCCGGGGCCAAGCCCAGACGACTGGCACCAGGCTGGCCGAGACGCCGCCGGCGACGATTGGCAAGCGCAGCGCGGTAGCCAAAGCGGCGACGCTCAGGGCCCCATCGAGGGCGACTTCATCAGCCGCGACGACGCACGCCGCTGAGTGGCTGAAAAGCGTAAATTTTTTTTCTTGGCGGCCTTGAAAGGCTTCCCCCAGCCCCCACTGTTGGGGCTAGAAGACGAGCTTCGGTTGCCGGGGTCTCCTCGGCACCAATGACAAAGAAGGCATCCGCCTTCCCGGAAGCCCGCTTCCGGAGCTGTTATGGACCGTCGTGTACCAACACGACACAGCAAACCATCAGGAGAACGTGAGCAATGAACATCCGTCCCTTGCACGATCGCGTCGTCGTCCGTCGCGTCGAAGAAGAACAGAAAACCGCTGGCGGCATCGTGCTCCCGGGCAACGCCCAGGAAAAGCCGACTCGTGGCGAAGTCCTCGCCGTCGGTAACGGCCGGATTCTCGACAACGGCGAAGTGCGTCCGCTGGACGTCAAGGTCGGTGACACGGTGATTTTCAAGGATGGCTTTGGCGTCGAGAAGCAGAAGATCGACGGCGAAGAAGTCCTGATCATGAGCGAGTCCGACATTCTCGCCGTGGTCGAAGGCTAAGCCTCTACCCGTTACTGCACCGCGTTAGTTTCACGAACTCAGATTAGGAAGCACTAAAAATGTCAGCGAAACAGATCAAATTCTCCGATGATGCCCGCAAGCGTATGGCGCGGGGCGTCGATGTCCTGGCCAACGCCGTCAAGGCCACCCTGGGCCCGAAAGGCCGCAACGTGGTGATCGAGAAGTCCTTTGGCGCCCCGACCGTCACTAAAGACGGCGTGTCCGTGGCCAAGGAGATCGAGCTCAAGGACAAATTCGAGAACATGGGCGCCCAGATGGTCAAGGAAGTCGCTTCCAAGACCTCTGACGTGGCCGGCGACGGCACCACCACCGCCACCGTGCTGGCGCAGTCCATCGTCAACGAGGGCATGAAGGGCGTTACCGCCGGCATGAACCCGATGGACCTCAAGCGTGGCATCGACCAAGCAGTGATCGCCGCGGTCAAGGAAATCGAAGCCCTGGCCGTACCGTGCACCGACGCCAAGGCCATCGCCCAGGTCGGCACCATTTCTGCCAACGGCGACTCACGCATCGGCGAAATCATTGCCGACGCGATGGAGAAGGTCGGCAAGGAAGGCGTGATCACCGTCGACGAAGGTCGTGGCTTCGAAGACGAGCTGGAAGTCGTCGAGGGCATGCAGTTCGACCGCGGCTACCTGTCGCCCTACTTCGTGACCAACCAGGACACCATGGCGGTGGAACTGGAAGACCCGTACCTGCTGCTGGTCGACAAGAAGATCTCCAACATCCGCGAACTGCTGCCGGTGCTGGAAGCCGTTGCCAAGGCCGGCAAGCCGCTGGCGATCATCGCCGAAGACATCGAAGGCGAAGCGCTGGCCACCCTGGTGGTCAACACCATGCGCGGCATCGTCAAGGTCGCGGCTGCCAAGGCCCCGGGCTTCGGTGATCGTCGCAAGGCCATGCTGCAGGACATCGCGATCCTGACCAACGGCACCGTGATCTCCGAGGAAGTGGGTCTGACCCTCGAGCAGGCCACCCTGGATCACCTGGGCAGCGCCAAGCGCATTACCATGTCCAAGGAAAACACCACCATCATCGACGGTTCCGGCAACGAAGCTGACATCGAAGCGCGTGTCGGCCAGATCCGCGCCCAGATCGAAGACACCTCTTCCGATTACGATCGCGAGAAGCTCCAGGAGCGTGTCGCCAAGCTGGCCGGCGGTGTGGCCGTGATCCGTGTCGGTGCTGCGACCGAAATCGAGATGAAGGAGAAGAAGGCCCGCGTCGAAGACGCCCTGCACTCCACCCGTGCAGCCGTCGAAGAAGGCGTGGTGCCTGGTGGCGGTACTGCCCTGGTGCGCGTGCTGACCAAGATCCAGGACCTCAAGGGCGACAACGAAGATCAGACTCACGGCATCGCCATCGCCCTGCGCGCCATGGAAGCGCCGCTGCGTCAGATCGTCACCAACGCCGGCCAGGAAGCCTCCGTGATCCTCAACAAGGTCAAGGACGGTGAAGGCAACTACGGCTACAACGCCCAGACCGGCGAGTACGGTGACCTGTTCGAGATGGGTGTGCTGGACCCGGCCAAGGTAACCCGCTCTGCGCTGCAGTCAGCCGGTTCCGTGGCAGGTCTGATGATCACCACCGAAGCCATGATCGCCGATGACCCGGACGAGAAAGAGGCCGGTGGCGCCCCCGACATGGGCGGCATGGGTGGCATGGGCGGCATGATGTAAATCAGCCCCCTGCCCCAGGCACTGCCTGAGACAGACCCCGCCGGTGAGAGCCGGCGGGGTTTTTGCTTTTAGCGCCCAGCAGCTCGGCGCTCGGCGCTCGGCGCTCGGCGCTCGGCGCTCGGCGCGGTATGATACTCGCCTAGACTCATATCACCACAAGGCCTTCCCGAGCCCCATGCTCTCGAATATCCGCATCGTCCTCGTCCAGACCTTTCATCCCGGCAATATCGGCCAGGCCGCCCGCGCCATGAAGACCATGGGTCTGAGCGACCTGGTGCTGGTACGGCCGCGCTGCTACCCCGATGCCGACGCATCGCGCCTGGCGGCCGGCGCCGAGGACGTGCTCGACGGCGCCCGGGTGGTCGATGAACTGAGCGACGCCGTGGGTGACTGCGTGCAAGTGGTCGGCGCCAGCGCCCGACTGCGCAGCCTGCCGCTGCCCCACTTTGATGAGCCCGACGCCATGGCCGAGACGGTGATCGGCAACGCCCGTCAGGCGCCGGTGGCGCTGGTGTTCGGCCGCGAGCGCTCGGGGCTGACCAACGACGAGATTCGCCAGTGCAGCCATCAGGTGAGCATTCCAGCCAATCCCGACTACGGCATCCTCAATCTTTCCCAGGCGGTGCAGGTGCTGGCCTACGAAGTGCACCGCGCCTGGCGCCGGCAGCCGGCCAGCGACTACCGCTATCAGCGCCCCGCCCGGGCCGAGCCGCCGACCCGTGAGCAGCTAGGCCATTTCCAGGCGCATCTCTCGCGGGTCATGGCCAGTAGCGGCTTTCTGACCCAGCCCCATGCCAATACCCAACAGCAGCTGCAGGCGCTTTTCGCCCGCGCCGAGCCCTCGCGCCGCGAACTCTCGCTGCTGCGCGGCCTGCTCAGTGCGGTGGAGGCGCATTTGCCCGAAAACTCACCGGCGTACAAGGAAACGTCACGCAATCGAGACTAGACTGTCATATCACCGGCCTATAACAGGTTGGGCGGGCGCAACGGATACTGCTCTACCTCGTCAAGGATGCGACGGCGCAGGGAGCGCCAACAGGAGATGGCTGCGGCCATAGCACCCGGACGGTGCTCAGGGAGGAAGGAATACGCCATGAAGCGTCGGGCTTCATGGCGTTTTCTTTTGTGCGCCGGCGGGCCTATCGAACGGCTGTCAGCCAGCCCTCATAGCCGGGCAGTTCGCCCCGCGTGAGGCGTCGATAGAGGCACTGCAGCCGCGCCGTCACGCTGTCCGCCTCGATATCTTCGAGCATCAGCCTGGCGGCGTCGCCGCGGACGCCGATGCGGCGTCCATCCAACTCGCGCAGCGGCAGAATCTCGGCGGCGGTGCCGGTGAGAAAGGCTTCATCGGCGGTATACAGCTCGTCGCGGGTGATACGCCGCTCGCGCACCTCGAGGCCCAGTTCGCGGCGCGCCAGCTCGATCACGCTGTCGCGGGTAATGCCCTGCAGGCAGGAGGTGATCTCCGGGGTATGCAGCACGCCATCGCGCAGCAGGAATACATTGGCCGCCGAGGCTTCGGCGACGTAGCCTTCCGGGTCGAGCATGATGGTCTCGTCGAAGCCCGCCTTGACCGCGGTATTCAGCGCCAGGATCGAGTTGACGTAGTGGCCGTTGGTCTTGGCGCGACACAGGCTGATATTGACGTGATGTCGTGCCCAGGAGGAGGTCAAGGCACGCAGGCCGACCCGCGCGGCACGCGGATCGAGGTAGTCGCCTAGGTCCCAGGCGGCGATCATCACGTGGGTGGTCAGGCCCTTGGCGCGCAGCCCCATGCCCTCGGCGCCGAAAAACACCGTTGGCTTGAGGTAGGCATTGGCCAACTGGTTGCGCTGCACGCACTCACGCTGCGCCTCGATCAGCGCGGCGGCGTCCCAGGCCAGCGGCATGTCCAGCGCATGGGCGCTGTCCAGCAGCCGCCGGGTATGCTCGGCGGCCCGGAACAGGTGCGTGCCGCGCTCGCCGGCGTAGGCGCGGATACCCTCGAAGCAGCCCATGCCGTAGTGCAGGGTATGACTCAGCAGGTGGGTAGTGGCCTCGCGCCAGGGCAGCCACTCGCCGTCCTGCCAGATCCATCCATCGCGGTCGTAAAGGGGCGTCATGGTCGCGTCCTTGCCAAATGAGAGAGCCTTTAGCCGAAGCGTCCCGGGCGAAACGCCTCGAGCGCCAACGCTGGTTTATCACCGTCGATCAACTGGGCGATCAACTGGGCGCTGGCCGCCGAGAGCGTCCAGCCAAAGGTGCCGTGACCGGTGTTGAGGAACAGGTTGTTGCGCTTGCCTTCTCCGATCACCGGCGGCCCGTCCGGCGTCATCGGCCTAAACCCGGTCCATGACTCGGCGCGATCGAAGTCGGCAGCCCCGTCGAAGCGTGAAGCCAAGGCGTGACGCAGCGTCTCCAGGCGCTGGCCCGGGATCTGGCGATCATGCTCTGCCAGCTCGACGAAACCGGTCACCCGCAGGCGCTCGCCGAGACGCGTGACCACCACCTTGTAGCGATCGTCGATGACCGTCGACCGGGGGGCCCGGGCGGCATCGCGCAGCGGCATGGTCAACGAGTAGCCCTTGACCGGGTAGATCGGCAGGCGAGCGCCGAACATTTCACCCAGCCGCTGCGATGCGGTGCCGGCACACAGCACGAAGGCATCGGCCGCGAGGGGCTCGAGCGCCTCACCGTCGCGGCTGGCGAGGGTCAGCGCACGCAGGTGACCGCCGCCGTCGCGCTCGGCGCCGGTCACCTGGGTCTCGAACAGGAAACGCACCCCGCGCGCCTCGCAGCTCGCCGCCAAACCTTGGGTAAAGCGGTGGCAGTCACCGGTGCCGTCGCCGGGCAGCCAGATCCCCCCCACCAGCGGCTGGCTACCCGCCAGGGCCGGCTCGCGCTCGGCAACCTCGGCCGCGGTCATCAGCTGATGCGCAATGCCCATCTCGCCAAGCAAGCCGGCATTGACCTGCAGTGCCTTGAGCGACTCGACGTCGCTGGCCAGCTCGATCAGACCGCCACTGCCGGCGTCGAAGGCCAGCGGCACCTCCGCTTCCAGTGCCTCGAAGCACTGGCGGCTATAGGCTCCAAGGCGCAGCATGGCACGCTTGTTGGCCTCGAACAGGCCGGGCTGCTGGGCGAAGCGCCAGGTGGCTGCCAAAAAGCGCAGGGCGTGGGGTGACGGCGGCAACTTCAGCTTGAGCGGGCCATCGCGCTTGACCAGCCAGGGCAGCGCCTTCTTGAGCATGGCCGGCGAGGCCCAGGGATAGACATAGCCATAGCTGCGCTGACCGGCGTTAGCGCGACTGGTCTCGAGCCCAGCGGCAGCATGGCTCTCCACCACCGTGACCCGGTGGCCGCGCTGCTGCAGGGCATGCGCCGTGGTCACCCCCACCACGCCGGCTCCGATCACCGCAATATCCACGTCAACTCTCCCCAGCCTGGCTATCGTTATCGAGCATTCACAAGTGTCTTGTCGTTGCCCAGCCTACTGCGTCATCGCCTGGCGCCGCCAGTCATCGATCAGCGCCTGCTGATGCGGCTGCAGCGCCTGGTAGCCCCAGGCGGCAATCTCGTCGCTCTGGGGGTCGGGCACGTCGATCTCGCTCCCGGCCAGCGTACGAATCACCGCGTGCCCGCATAGCGGCACATAGCCCTCCGAGTAGCCGCCCTCGTGGATCATCACCAGGCGCCCCTCACAGGCGCGGGCGGCCAGCGCCATGACCTGCTGCGTCATGCTGGCAAAGGCGGCGCTGTTGAGCAGCATCTTGCCCAGCGGATCCTTGGCACATGCATCATAGCCACAGGCCACCACGATCAGCTCGGGGGCAAAGGCGTCGATGGCCGGTATGACCAACTCGCGCATCGCATAGTCATAGGCGCCGATCCCGCAGCCCGGCGGCAGCGGCAGGTTGAGATTGGTGCCATGCCCTGCCCCGACGCCACGCTCATCGATACCGCCACTCTCGAGAGGGTAGTTGGCCGCCTGGTGCAGCGAGACGGTCAGCACCTCGGGATCGTCGTAGAAGGCGACCTGCTGGCCGTTGCCGTGATGCACGTCCCAATCCAGGATCGCCACCCTGCCCAGCCGCCCCTGCGCCCGGGCGCGCTTGACCGCCACCGGGATATTGCCCAGCAGGCAGAAGCCGCGCCCGCGGTCCGGCTCGGCGTGGTGTCCCGGCGGGCGGCACAGCGCATAGGCGTTGGCCAGCTCACCTCTGGCCACCGCGTCGACCGCCGCGATCGCCAGCCCAGCCGACTGGCGGGCGGCAGCCAGGCTGCCCGCCGAGTAGGGTGCCGCTTCCCCAGCATCACCGCCGCGCAGAGCATCGCCGCACTCCAGGGCGTCGAGATAGCGCGCGGTGTGAAAGTGTTCGAGGTCGCCGCGGCTCGCCGGTGGCGGCTTGCGCACCGCCAGCTCGTCGATCAGCCCCGAGACCTCCAGCAGGTTCTTCAGCCGCCGCTTGCTCTCGGGGCTTTCCGAGGCCGGCTGCGGCTGCAGGAACTCGCCCGGCGTGGAAAACACCCCCACCGCACCCGGGTCGTGCCAGAAGCAGCGCTCGTGCCAGAAGAACCCGCTGGGCAGCCTCATCCACGCCCCTCGAGCTGCTCCCAGACCTCGATGGCCGCCGCCAGGTCCTCGATCGATGCGCCCACCGACTTGAACAGGGTGATCGCCTCCTTCGAGGAGCGTCCCGTCTTCTCGTTGCGTAGCAGCTCGGCCAGCTCGGCACGCACTGCATCGAAGGTAAAGGCGCCCTCGTCGATGGCCTGCAGGATGTCCCCCGCTTCTCCCTGGGCGCCGGCGTAGGTATCGACGAACACCTCGCTGCGCGCGAAGCACTCGGCATCGGTCTCGCGCATGCTGGGGCGGAAGGCGCCGATCAGATCGAGATGGGTGCCCGGCGAGAGCCAGGCGCCGCGGATCAGCGGTGCGCTGGACAGCGTCACGCAGCTGACGATATCCGCCTCACGGGTGGCCGCCTCGAGGTC from the Halomonas sp. 1513 genome contains:
- a CDS encoding lipopolysaccharide assembly protein LapB, which codes for MLDPMLLALVLAAVAIGWWLGRRQRAPDDDAPQPSLTRDYFLGLNYLLNEQPDRAIETFVAALEVNSDTIETHIALGNLFRSRGEADRAVKIHQNLLARPTLTAYQGDSVQLELARDFFHLGLLDRAEKLLQGLVHDAHLDEVRRHAKRLLADLLEREKEWQAALDVAQPLIREDNGLRRAAAHWQCELAQQELDSASPSRARKRLKQALKTDPACVRATWMLSRMEHDTGHYKTEIKLLKRIPDQDPDFTPLVLGPLRDAYLRREDPAGLEQTLETLVESTRSTSAIIMLAECLRQRQGNQLAAEFVSQQLQQTPNLRGIDYLVDLYRHQPGLAENQPMALLKQHTQSLLDASPHYRCQRCGFDGRQLHWQCPSCRSWGTTRPITGLRGE
- a CDS encoding orotidine 5'-phosphate decarboxylase, with the protein product MSISSPLIIALDYASLDAALCMADRLDPRRCRVKVGKELFTRSGPDVLDALHGRGFEVFLDLKFHDIPNTVAGAVEAAAQQGVWMVNVHAGGGRRMMEAARERLEAGGLETRLIAVTVLTSMAAADLAEVGITASPAEHVERLAQLTRASGLDGVVCSAQEAERLRTLCGEDFLKVTPGIRPASAAAGDQRRVMTPAAAMAAGSTHLVVGRPVTQAEEPMAALAAIEAELAGS
- a CDS encoding competence protein ComEA, yielding MQGLFKAFVISLLLTFALPALAQEMAPIDVNTADAELLAELPGIGETRAQAIVEEREANGPFESADDMTRVSGIGAATVDGFRDQVSF
- the fabG gene encoding 3-oxoacyl-ACP reductase (Catalyzes the first of the two reduction steps in the elongation cycle of fatty acid synthesis) produces the protein MQWNDSVVAITGGARGLGLAMAAALGRKGARIALLDLEREALDNAANVLLDQGVQATGFVVDVADETSVRQAFADIAAQLGPLNGLVNNAGITRDGLLVKARDGKVESTLSLEQWRQVIDVNLTGVFLCGREAASQMVEAGQGGVIVNISSISRAGNMGQSNYSAAKAGVASLTVTWAKELARHGIRVGAVAPGFIETEMTSAIRPEVLEKIAKGIPLGSLGQPADIAESVAFIFDNAYFTGRVIECDGGLRI
- a CDS encoding exlusion protein FxsA translates to MPFLLLFTLFALLDFVILFSVGSQIGLLTTLLLVLATGFIGLHLVRRQGVATLQRAQQRFAQGELPSGELITGAALIFGGALLMAPGFVSDALGFMCLIPGTRQLLGRAFGRVGVKARGFSFHHQPGPSPDDWHQAGRDAAGDDWQAQRGSQSGDAQGPIEGDFISRDDARR
- the groES gene encoding co-chaperone GroES (10 kDa chaperonin; Cpn10; GroES; forms homoheptameric ring; binds to one or both ends of the GroEL double barrel in the presence of adenine nucleotides capping it; folding of unfolded substrates initiates in a GroEL-substrate bound and capped by GroES; release of the folded substrate is dependent on ATP binding and hydrolysis in the trans ring) — protein: MNIRPLHDRVVVRRVEEEQKTAGGIVLPGNAQEKPTRGEVLAVGNGRILDNGEVRPLDVKVGDTVIFKDGFGVEKQKIDGEEVLIMSESDILAVVEG
- a CDS encoding chaperonin GroL, with translation MSAKQIKFSDDARKRMARGVDVLANAVKATLGPKGRNVVIEKSFGAPTVTKDGVSVAKEIELKDKFENMGAQMVKEVASKTSDVAGDGTTTATVLAQSIVNEGMKGVTAGMNPMDLKRGIDQAVIAAVKEIEALAVPCTDAKAIAQVGTISANGDSRIGEIIADAMEKVGKEGVITVDEGRGFEDELEVVEGMQFDRGYLSPYFVTNQDTMAVELEDPYLLLVDKKISNIRELLPVLEAVAKAGKPLAIIAEDIEGEALATLVVNTMRGIVKVAAAKAPGFGDRRKAMLQDIAILTNGTVISEEVGLTLEQATLDHLGSAKRITMSKENTTIIDGSGNEADIEARVGQIRAQIEDTSSDYDREKLQERVAKLAGGVAVIRVGAATEIEMKEKKARVEDALHSTRAAVEEGVVPGGGTALVRVLTKIQDLKGDNEDQTHGIAIALRAMEAPLRQIVTNAGQEASVILNKVKDGEGNYGYNAQTGEYGDLFEMGVLDPAKVTRSALQSAGSVAGLMITTEAMIADDPDEKEAGGAPDMGGMGGMGGMM
- a CDS encoding RNA methyltransferase; the encoded protein is MLSNIRIVLVQTFHPGNIGQAARAMKTMGLSDLVLVRPRCYPDADASRLAAGAEDVLDGARVVDELSDAVGDCVQVVGASARLRSLPLPHFDEPDAMAETVIGNARQAPVALVFGRERSGLTNDEIRQCSHQVSIPANPDYGILNLSQAVQVLAYEVHRAWRRQPASDYRYQRPARAEPPTREQLGHFQAHLSRVMASSGFLTQPHANTQQQLQALFARAEPSRRELSLLRGLLSAVEAHLPENSPAYKETSRNRD
- a CDS encoding branched chain amino acid aminotransferase (catalyzes the transamination of the branched-chain amino acids to their respective alpha-keto acids) codes for the protein MTPLYDRDGWIWQDGEWLPWREATTHLLSHTLHYGMGCFEGIRAYAGERGTHLFRAAEHTRRLLDSAHALDMPLAWDAAALIEAQRECVQRNQLANAYLKPTVFFGAEGMGLRAKGLTTHVMIAAWDLGDYLDPRAARVGLRALTSSWARHHVNISLCRAKTNGHYVNSILALNTAVKAGFDETIMLDPEGYVAEASAANVFLLRDGVLHTPEITSCLQGITRDSVIELARRELGLEVRERRITRDELYTADEAFLTGTAAEILPLRELDGRRIGVRGDAARLMLEDIEADSVTARLQCLYRRLTRGELPGYEGWLTAVR
- a CDS encoding FAD-dependent oxidoreductase, whose amino-acid sequence is MDIAVIGAGVVGVTTAHALQQRGHRVTVVESHAAAGLETSRANAGQRSYGYVYPWASPAMLKKALPWLVKRDGPLKLKLPPSPHALRFLAATWRFAQQPGLFEANKRAMLRLGAYSRQCFEALEAEVPLAFDAGSGGLIELASDVESLKALQVNAGLLGEMGIAHQLMTAAEVAEREPALAGSQPLVGGIWLPGDGTGDCHRFTQGLAASCEARGVRFLFETQVTGAERDGGGHLRALTLASRDGEALEPLAADAFVLCAGTASQRLGEMFGARLPIYPVKGYSLTMPLRDAARAPRSTVIDDRYKVVVTRLGERLRVTGFVELAEHDRQIPGQRLETLRHALASRFDGAADFDRAESWTGFRPMTPDGPPVIGEGKRNNLFLNTGHGTFGWTLSAASAQLIAQLIDGDKPALALEAFRPGRFG
- a CDS encoding class II histone deacetylase, yielding MRLPSGFFWHERCFWHDPGAVGVFSTPGEFLQPQPASESPESKRRLKNLLEVSGLIDELAVRKPPPASRGDLEHFHTARYLDALECGDALRGGDAGEAAPYSAGSLAAARQSAGLAIAAVDAVARGELANAYALCRPPGHHAEPDRGRGFCLLGNIPVAVKRARAQGRLGRVAILDWDVHHGNGQQVAFYDDPEVLTVSLHQAANYPLESGGIDERGVGAGHGTNLNLPLPPGCGIGAYDYAMRELVIPAIDAFAPELIVVACGYDACAKDPLGKMLLNSAAFASMTQQVMALAARACEGRLVMIHEGGYSEGYVPLCGHAVIRTLAGSEIDVPDPQSDEIAAWGYQALQPHQQALIDDWRRQAMTQ